The Methylomusa anaerophila genome has a segment encoding these proteins:
- a CDS encoding TetR/AcrR family transcriptional regulator yields the protein MSQPVLDRQQILTIALAAFNQYGDAFTLDRLAVRLSVPPSSLYPYFSSKPELIRQLVSFTLDGIRQTNPKPPQRSLAVEFQYLFATYQKALTSFSQTALLDLKLHYPEEWAIIRQFRENHWQKIADILQVNITSGRLRPINIVLLQGMVDGMLQEPFLLEASTWCSEAMPLSLPELVDIFLFGIVRRAP from the coding sequence GTGTCACAACCTGTTCTCGATCGTCAACAAATATTAACTATAGCCTTGGCTGCATTCAATCAATATGGAGATGCCTTTACTCTGGACCGGTTAGCAGTTCGCCTGTCTGTCCCGCCCAGTAGCCTGTATCCATATTTCAGCAGCAAACCGGAGTTGATCAGGCAGCTTGTCAGTTTCACACTGGACGGTATCAGACAAACCAACCCCAAACCGCCTCAACGTTCTCTGGCGGTCGAATTCCAGTATTTGTTTGCAACATACCAGAAAGCACTCACCTCTTTCAGCCAGACAGCCCTGCTCGACTTAAAGCTTCATTACCCGGAAGAATGGGCTATAATAAGGCAGTTCCGTGAGAACCATTGGCAAAAGATTGCCGATATACTGCAGGTAAACATCACCAGCGGCCGCCTGCGCCCCATTAATATTGTCTTATTACAAGGCATGGTCGACGGAATGCTCCAGGAACCCTTTCTCCTGGAAGCATCGACTTGGTGCAGTGAGGCAATGCCTCTCAGCCTGCCGGAACTGGTGGATATTTTTCTGTTTGGCATCGTCCGGCGTGCACCGTAA
- a CDS encoding ATP-binding protein yields the protein MNRSLIQRLSTCEYISEHRNLFITGATGRGKSYMACAFGMEACKQYLNTKYVRLPELLIDLEMARGEGTYKKVMAKYANPVLLIIDEWLLLKPSENEQKDIFELLHRRRRKSSTIFCSQYRPDGWYEQLGGDASPLADAILDRIAHDAYRINIESIDPAKDVSMREVYGLDKSQSE from the coding sequence CTGAACAGGTCGCTGATTCAGAGATTGTCAACTTGCGAATATATCTCGGAACACCGGAATTTATTCATTACCGGAGCAACAGGCAGGGGGAAGAGCTACATGGCTTGTGCCTTTGGAATGGAAGCCTGCAAGCAGTATCTTAATACCAAGTATGTGCGTCTCCCGGAGTTGCTCATTGATCTTGAGATGGCCAGGGGTGAGGGTACCTACAAAAAGGTCATGGCAAAGTATGCGAACCCAGTTCTACTCATTATTGATGAATGGCTTCTGCTGAAACCATCGGAGAATGAGCAAAAGGATATCTTTGAATTGCTTCATAGAAGACGCAGGAAATCCTCTACCATCTTCTGCTCCCAATACCGTCCTGATGGATGGTATGAGCAGCTTGGCGGTGATGCGAGTCCTCTGGCTGATGCCATTCTGGATCGTATTGCGCATGATGCCTACAGAATCAACATTGAAAGCATTGATCCTGCAAAGGATGTATCCATGCGTGAGGTGTATGGACTGGATAAGTCACAAAGCGAATAA
- a CDS encoding AbrB/MazE/SpoVT family DNA-binding domain-containing protein, producing the protein MLAKTMERDHMDRKIISVSPKRQITIPLKYFKQLALETEVECFVQNNSLVIRPIRNDQAEFSVEILKDLVAQGLSGDELIRQFEVENKKIKKAIGIMVEESERIASGEIPAASFDDVFGKEN; encoded by the coding sequence ATGTTGGCAAAAACTATGGAGCGTGATCATATGGATAGAAAAATCATCAGCGTTTCGCCAAAGCGCCAGATAACTATCCCGCTTAAATATTTTAAACAACTTGCTCTCGAAACCGAAGTCGAATGCTTTGTGCAAAATAATTCGCTTGTTATTCGCCCCATTCGTAACGACCAAGCTGAATTTTCCGTGGAAATCTTAAAAGACCTTGTAGCTCAAGGTCTATCTGGTGATGAGCTTATTCGTCAATTCGAAGTTGAAAATAAGAAGATAAAGAAGGCTATCGGCATCATGGTAGAGGAATCGGAACGCATCGCTTCTGGCGAAATTCCAGCGGCTTCTTTTGACGACGTGTTTGGCAAGGAGAACTAA
- a CDS encoding vWA domain-containing protein: MKKGLTELVFILDRSGSMSGLESDTIGGYNAMLEKQKKEPGEAVITTVLFDDKYELLHDRINLRGIAPITDKEYYVRGNTALLDAVGKTINKIGNVQKHTAEEECAEHVMFVITTDGMENASREFSYEKVREMIEHQKSKYGWEFIFLGANIDAVATAERFGISKDRATNYNADSEGTLLNYAVVSETVSCLRASRPITENWKDRIEEDFKKRGGRR; encoded by the coding sequence ATGAAAAAAGGTTTGACTGAACTGGTATTTATTCTTGACAGAAGCGGATCGATGAGTGGGCTTGAAAGCGACACTATCGGCGGCTATAACGCCATGTTGGAGAAACAAAAAAAGGAGCCCGGAGAGGCTGTCATAACCACAGTTTTGTTTGATGACAAGTACGAATTGCTGCATGACCGCATTAACCTACGGGGCATTGCACCCATAACGGACAAGGAGTATTATGTGCGCGGTAATACTGCGTTGCTGGACGCAGTGGGTAAAACAATCAACAAGATAGGAAATGTCCAGAAACACACTGCCGAAGAGGAATGCGCTGAGCATGTGATGTTTGTGATTACTACTGACGGCATGGAAAACGCGAGCCGTGAATTCAGCTATGAAAAAGTGCGCGAAATGATTGAACATCAAAAAAGCAAGTACGGGTGGGAGTTTATCTTTCTTGGTGCAAACATTGACGCTGTTGCTACCGCAGAGCGTTTTGGGATTAGTAAAGACAGGGCGACAAATTATAATGCAGACAGTGAGGGAACATTGTTAAACTATGCCGTAGTAAGCGAAACAGTAAGTTGCTTGCGAGCCAGCCGCCCCATAACAGAGAATTGGAAAGACCGCATAGAAGAGGACTTCAAAAAGCGCGGGGGCAGGAGATAA
- a CDS encoding DDE-type integrase/transposase/recombinase, protein MTNEDREQVALFRYGLIAPLLNDQVDSKQDYLSEICAKFHEVPYYGRKEFAPKTLEGWLRDYRRGGFVALKPKGRSDRGRSRVISPELKEQIIASRQKNRELSVVLFYEKLVKNTVLAPDKVSYHSVYRLLKSQQLLWPEEKALKERKRFSYDKVNILWQGDMSIGPYLTIGGKKLKTHLFAFIDDCSRLVPFAQFSFTEKFSPMKAVLKESILRRGVPKMIYVDNGKVYHARELHLACAALGITLTHTQPYDPQSKGKIERFFGTVRRRFYPLLANNMPKSLDDLNAQFWKWLESDYNRKPHSALDMSPFDLFLSQPSSVRLYTDPYALERLFFKREYRKVKHDATITLSNRLFEVPAKLVGQRIEVRYDPESPEQVYIYDNDIQVGVAAPVSFRDNSQVKRERRDFPKETAISFGSLLACQKEDV, encoded by the coding sequence TTGACAAATGAAGATCGCGAGCAAGTCGCTCTATTTCGTTATGGGCTGATCGCCCCGCTTTTGAATGATCAAGTCGATTCTAAACAAGACTACCTGTCCGAAATCTGCGCCAAGTTCCATGAGGTCCCCTATTATGGCCGCAAAGAATTTGCACCGAAAACTCTGGAGGGCTGGCTCCGCGATTATCGCCGCGGCGGATTTGTGGCCTTAAAACCCAAAGGCCGTTCTGACCGCGGGAGAAGCCGGGTGATCTCACCAGAGCTAAAGGAGCAGATTATTGCTTCGCGTCAGAAAAACAGGGAGCTTTCTGTTGTGCTGTTTTATGAAAAGCTGGTTAAGAACACGGTGTTGGCTCCTGACAAAGTGTCTTACCACAGCGTTTACCGGCTCTTAAAATCACAACAGCTTTTATGGCCGGAGGAGAAAGCATTAAAGGAACGCAAACGCTTTAGTTATGATAAGGTGAATATTCTGTGGCAGGGCGATATGTCCATTGGCCCTTACCTTACGATTGGCGGCAAGAAGCTCAAAACTCATTTGTTCGCCTTTATTGACGACTGCTCCCGGCTGGTTCCTTTTGCTCAGTTCTCGTTTACGGAGAAGTTTAGTCCCATGAAAGCGGTGCTCAAAGAGTCCATTCTCCGCCGGGGTGTCCCGAAGATGATTTATGTTGACAACGGCAAGGTGTATCATGCCAGGGAGCTTCATTTAGCTTGCGCCGCTCTTGGTATTACGCTGACTCATACTCAGCCTTATGATCCGCAGAGCAAAGGAAAAATTGAGCGTTTTTTCGGCACAGTGCGCCGTCGTTTTTACCCGCTCCTTGCCAACAATATGCCTAAATCCCTGGATGATTTAAATGCTCAGTTTTGGAAGTGGCTGGAGAGCGATTACAATCGCAAACCGCATTCCGCACTGGACATGTCTCCTTTTGACTTATTTTTGTCACAGCCGTCTTCTGTCCGATTATATACGGATCCCTATGCTTTGGAACGACTCTTTTTTAAGCGGGAATACCGTAAGGTGAAGCACGACGCAACGATCACGCTGTCAAACCGTTTGTTTGAAGTCCCGGCCAAGCTAGTCGGGCAACGGATTGAAGTACGCTATGATCCGGAGTCGCCCGAGCAAGTCTATATCTATGACAATGACATCCAGGTAGGTGTGGCTGCGCCGGTATCGTTTCGGGACAACTCCCAAGTCAAACGGGAACGCAGGGACTTTCCCAAAGAGACTGCGATTTCTTTTGGCAGTTTACTGGCCTGCCAAAAGGAGGATGTGTGA
- a CDS encoding HNH endonuclease gives MPMKPKKPCKHPGCPLMTDNDYCDLHAKLHTSDRASAHERGYSSQWQKARKEFLKANPLCVQCQREGKTTAGTVVDHIKPHRGNQTLFWDETNWQPLCKKCHDVKTQASDRHPSYHY, from the coding sequence ATGCCAATGAAACCCAAGAAACCATGCAAACATCCGGGCTGTCCCCTGATGACCGATAACGACTATTGTGATCTTCACGCTAAACTGCACACCAGTGACAGGGCGAGCGCCCATGAGCGTGGCTACAGCAGCCAATGGCAAAAGGCCAGAAAAGAATTCTTGAAAGCGAATCCACTGTGCGTACAGTGCCAAAGAGAAGGTAAGACAACAGCAGGCACCGTGGTGGATCACATCAAACCCCATCGTGGAAATCAAACTCTTTTTTGGGACGAGACAAACTGGCAGCCGCTATGTAAGAAATGCCATGACGTCAAAACCCAGGCGAGTGACCGACACCCCTCCTACCACTATTAA
- a CDS encoding efflux RND transporter periplasmic adaptor subunit: MFNMRLKLSRKKRYYALTALAIGCILAGFMAKTHFSKTTIKPESLTVVRTHVIQAANTGQGYTYAGEVRGRYESQLAFQVTGKIIKRNVELGSVVSADEVLMQIDAKDIQQTVNSSSAQVHSAESQLRLAESNLKRYRQLLDNGAVSRAQYDQYANAYDAAVAGVRQASAQYEQGANQLDYSLLKADKAGVISSIAAEAGQVVSAGQTVITVVQDGEREIDINVPENRLEELKTAGQLKVTFWALPNMILDGKVREIAPMADQTTRTFKVRISLINPPPSIKLGMTAAVALAGGDTRSSFTIPLAALYQTGDTPAVWVVNNNILTLRPIKTGSFGNGTIQVLDGLQPDDQIVSAGVHKLKEGQRVKTTGDAP; this comes from the coding sequence ATGTTCAACATGCGACTTAAGCTCAGCCGAAAAAAACGCTACTATGCCCTGACCGCCCTAGCGATAGGCTGCATACTTGCCGGGTTCATGGCAAAAACACATTTCTCAAAAACAACAATAAAGCCCGAAAGCCTCACCGTTGTCCGCACACATGTCATCCAGGCGGCAAACACCGGACAGGGTTACACCTATGCCGGTGAAGTACGCGGCCGCTATGAAAGCCAGTTAGCCTTCCAGGTCACCGGCAAAATCATTAAGCGAAATGTCGAACTGGGCAGCGTAGTCAGTGCCGACGAGGTGCTGATGCAGATTGACGCCAAAGACATTCAACAAACCGTAAACAGCAGTTCCGCCCAGGTACACTCCGCTGAGTCGCAGTTGCGGTTAGCGGAAAGCAACCTCAAACGCTACCGGCAATTACTGGACAACGGCGCAGTCAGCCGCGCCCAGTATGACCAGTATGCGAATGCCTATGATGCAGCCGTTGCCGGGGTACGGCAAGCCTCGGCCCAATACGAACAAGGCGCCAACCAGTTAGATTACAGCCTCTTGAAGGCTGATAAAGCAGGTGTCATATCCAGTATCGCCGCCGAAGCCGGCCAGGTAGTCAGTGCCGGACAGACTGTCATTACCGTTGTCCAGGACGGTGAGCGGGAAATCGACATCAACGTCCCTGAAAATCGACTGGAGGAACTCAAAACTGCCGGACAGCTCAAAGTTACCTTCTGGGCATTGCCGAATATGATACTGGACGGCAAAGTGAGAGAAATCGCTCCCATGGCCGACCAGACCACCCGTACCTTTAAAGTGCGCATCAGTCTAATCAATCCGCCACCGAGTATTAAGCTGGGCATGACGGCCGCCGTTGCCTTGGCCGGCGGCGATACCCGCTCTTCGTTTACCATCCCGCTGGCTGCGCTGTATCAGACAGGGGATACCCCCGCTGTATGGGTTGTGAACAATAACATTCTTACACTGCGCCCCATCAAAACCGGCTCCTTCGGCAACGGCACCATTCAGGTACTGGATGGGTTGCAGCCTGATGATCAGATTGTTAGCGCCGGTGTTCATAAATTGAAAGAAGGGCAGAGGGTAAAAACGACCGGTGATGCTCCATGA
- a CDS encoding LuxR C-terminal-related transcriptional regulator, with protein sequence MTKYREILRLPSLGFSQQNIAYSCSVSKKTVNIVLKKAKEKNIS encoded by the coding sequence ATGACCAAGTATCGTGAAATCCTTAGGCTACCTAGCTTAGGATTCAGTCAGCAGAACATTGCATACAGTTGCAGTGTCTCTAAGAAGACGGTGAACATCGTCCTGAAAAAGGCAAAAGAGAAAAATATCTCTTAG
- a CDS encoding ExeA family protein, whose amino-acid sequence MFQSFYSLSSVPFRKELETKHFFSSQGFSEGTARLEYLKSTRGMGVVIGEAGAGKTSLMRNFAASLNPSLFKAIYFPLSTVTVSDFYRGLTVGLGQEPKFRKVDLFAQIQQATLHLFHNQKMTPVFILDEMQMVSNQFLNDISLLFNFAMDSANPFILIMVGLPHFMERLRLSHNQPLAQRVVMRYQMNSLSKDEVRHYILHQLKLAGALHDIFSPQAIEAITSRSRGFPRLINNLATNCLLYGCAKKLELIDDEAVFAVASESGL is encoded by the coding sequence ATGTTCCAATCCTTTTATTCTCTCTCGTCGGTGCCCTTTCGCAAAGAGCTTGAAACCAAACACTTCTTTTCCTCGCAAGGATTCTCCGAAGGCACGGCCAGACTGGAATATTTAAAGTCGACTCGCGGTATGGGCGTTGTGATTGGCGAGGCTGGCGCAGGAAAAACTTCGCTGATGAGAAATTTCGCTGCCTCGCTCAATCCTTCGTTGTTTAAGGCCATCTACTTTCCCTTGTCTACTGTCACCGTATCTGACTTTTACAGGGGGTTGACCGTAGGGTTAGGACAGGAGCCGAAGTTTCGCAAGGTCGACCTGTTTGCTCAAATCCAGCAGGCCACGCTTCATCTGTTTCACAACCAAAAGATGACACCGGTTTTCATTCTGGATGAGATGCAAATGGTCTCCAATCAGTTTTTAAACGACATTAGCTTGTTGTTCAATTTTGCGATGGATTCTGCCAATCCGTTTATACTGATTATGGTTGGCCTTCCTCATTTTATGGAACGGTTACGGTTAAGTCACAATCAGCCCCTGGCCCAACGGGTGGTGATGCGTTATCAGATGAATTCCCTTTCGAAAGATGAGGTCAGGCACTACATCCTGCATCAGCTTAAGTTGGCTGGCGCTCTTCATGATATTTTTTCTCCCCAGGCCATTGAGGCCATTACTTCACGTTCTCGTGGGTTTCCTCGCTTGATTAACAATCTGGCAACCAATTGCTTGCTTTACGGCTGTGCCAAAAAACTTGAATTAATTGATGACGAGGCCGTTTTCGCAGTCGCTTCGGAATCCGGATTGTGA
- a CDS encoding DUF6431 domain-containing protein, with amino-acid sequence MQILITVKETITQYITRFQALEIVRPEKCPVCGAVHSIHRHGSYWRNILNEQWEKRIPVARFYCKTCKLTISMLPSFALPYFQYSLEFIVTALQQIFLAKATTSRICSALLRFYRRRFHGNLLFLEMFFRDQGWPEVTPQDVKEKATKMVCMLTVPTAETLSQRFHQHYKHTFMAHSLYHRFYLSVNQCVPT; translated from the coding sequence TTGCAGATTCTGATTACAGTTAAAGAAACTATTACGCAATACATTACCCGATTTCAGGCATTAGAAATTGTTCGACCGGAAAAGTGTCCCGTCTGCGGAGCCGTTCACTCGATTCATCGGCATGGCAGCTATTGGCGCAATATCTTGAATGAGCAATGGGAAAAACGGATTCCGGTAGCCAGGTTCTACTGCAAAACGTGCAAACTGACGATATCGATGCTGCCTTCCTTTGCACTGCCCTATTTCCAGTATTCACTGGAGTTCATTGTGACCGCGTTGCAACAAATCTTTCTTGCCAAGGCAACCACGTCAAGAATTTGTTCAGCCCTACTGCGCTTTTATCGAAGACGATTCCATGGCAACTTGCTATTTCTGGAGATGTTTTTCCGCGACCAGGGCTGGCCTGAAGTCACTCCGCAAGATGTAAAAGAAAAAGCCACAAAAATGGTTTGTATGTTAACTGTCCCCACAGCCGAAACCCTTTCGCAAAGGTTTCATCAACACTACAAACATACTTTTATGGCACATTCATTGTACCATAGGTTCTATCTGAGCGTAAACCAGTGCGTTCCCACATAA
- a CDS encoding DUF6037 family protein yields the protein MAISNIFGNLKLLKKDMEDKGWWIDSFLFNYNQQVYIVLIKLYTENEEKPDYALLKIEFLKRENHDDSLLVPANSLKLFVDAKTLREYFNIQYSENLGDILQQFNKHFASFIPTEVIDNKTEVQKRAMTKSLSISDAEDPDKIYCYKVRRNPNKPDGSLCQRSKFNDNKTKILRPTLYQRLKDETNLSFCFSKNQSEENSDETIIYNWTKNK from the coding sequence TTGGCAATCAGCAATATATTTGGCAATCTAAAACTTTTAAAAAAAGATATGGAGGATAAAGGATGGTGGATCGATTCTTTTCTGTTTAACTATAACCAACAAGTTTATATAGTATTAATTAAATTGTATACAGAGAATGAAGAGAAACCTGATTATGCTCTTTTAAAAATAGAATTCTTAAAGCGGGAAAATCATGATGATAGTCTGCTAGTTCCAGCAAATTCACTAAAACTTTTTGTTGATGCTAAAACTCTAAGAGAATATTTTAATATTCAGTACAGCGAAAATCTCGGAGATATTCTTCAACAATTTAACAAGCATTTTGCATCATTTATTCCGACAGAAGTTATTGATAATAAAACTGAAGTTCAAAAAAGAGCAATGACTAAATCATTAAGTATAAGTGATGCAGAAGACCCTGATAAAATTTATTGTTACAAAGTAAGAAGGAATCCTAATAAACCAGATGGGTCTTTATGTCAAAGAAGTAAATTCAACGATAATAAAACTAAAATTTTACGGCCAACTTTATATCAAAGGCTCAAAGATGAGACAAATTTAAGTTTTTGTTTTTCTAAAAATCAAAGTGAAGAGAATTCAGATGAAACAATAATTTATAATTGGACAAAGAATAAATAA
- a CDS encoding bifunctional (p)ppGpp synthetase/guanosine-3',5'-bis(diphosphate) 3'-pyrophosphohydrolase produces MLNKAIKIATTAHDGQFDKAGAPYIFHPLRVMMAGKSEIECICGVLHDTIEDSDITLEFLQKEGFSEEVLAVLDCLTKRYGENYDDFISRILENKTACLVKLADLHDNMDLSRISDPTDEDKARIEKYSRAVERIYDVLPMSSGLKGERIIKVDGCITIQPFMTHDDFWHRFIRFVEHQGWYFMGVTDDVTDEEE; encoded by the coding sequence ATGTTAAATAAAGCCATAAAAATAGCGACTACCGCACATGACGGGCAATTTGATAAAGCTGGGGCACCATACATATTTCATCCTCTTAGGGTGATGATGGCAGGCAAGAGTGAAATTGAATGTATATGTGGGGTTCTGCACGATACCATTGAAGATAGTGACATTACTTTGGAGTTTCTGCAAAAAGAAGGTTTCTCGGAAGAAGTACTGGCGGTTTTAGATTGCTTAACAAAACGTTATGGAGAAAACTACGATGATTTTATCAGCAGAATTCTTGAAAATAAAACCGCATGTTTAGTCAAGCTTGCTGATTTACATGACAATATGGATTTGTCAAGGATTAGTGATCCTACCGATGAAGACAAGGCTCGAATTGAAAAGTATAGCAGAGCCGTTGAAAGAATATATGATGTTTTGCCGATGAGCTCTGGATTAAAAGGCGAGCGGATTATAAAAGTTGATGGGTGCATAACTATCCAGCCGTTTATGACACATGATGATTTTTGGCATAGGTTTATTCGCTTTGTAGAACATCAGGGATGGTATTTTATGGGTGTTACCGATGACGTAACAGATGAGGAAGAATAG
- a CDS encoding O-acetyl-ADP-ribose deacetylase: MPLEIIRNDITKVYADAIVNAANSSLLGGGGVDGAIHRAAGPELLAECRTLGGCQVGQAKITKGYKLPAKYVIHTVGPVWHGGKNHEEKLLADCYMNSLALAREHNFESIAFPLISSGTFGYPKDKALKVAISVIGDFLLDNEMTVYLVVFDKASFALSEKLFSSIAQYIDDNYIEEHPVASYNRLKERRLLKEYCLEEPWLSSIEAPAPVAKRKRSLDDVVKQMDETFSQMLLRLIDERGMTDAETYKKANIDRKLFSKIRNDLYYKPSKPTAIAFAIALSLNLDETRDLLLKAGFALSNSSKFDVIIQYFIEDGKYNIFEINETLFAFDQNLLGN, translated from the coding sequence ATGCCACTTGAAATAATACGTAATGATATAACGAAAGTCTATGCTGATGCTATTGTCAATGCGGCAAATTCATCCTTGCTTGGTGGCGGAGGGGTTGATGGAGCAATACATCGAGCCGCAGGACCGGAATTGCTTGCAGAGTGCCGCACCCTTGGTGGGTGCCAAGTTGGACAAGCCAAGATAACAAAAGGATATAAGCTGCCTGCAAAGTATGTAATACACACTGTAGGGCCGGTTTGGCACGGTGGTAAAAATCACGAAGAAAAACTGCTGGCTGATTGTTATATGAACTCACTTGCATTGGCCAGAGAACATAATTTTGAGAGTATTGCCTTTCCACTGATCTCCTCCGGTACTTTTGGGTATCCCAAGGATAAAGCATTGAAAGTAGCGATTTCTGTAATTGGCGACTTCCTTCTGGACAATGAAATGACGGTCTATCTGGTAGTGTTTGACAAGGCGTCTTTTGCGCTGTCCGAAAAATTATTTTCATCAATTGCGCAATACATTGACGATAATTATATAGAAGAACATCCGGTCGCTAGCTACAACAGGCTTAAAGAAAGGCGTCTGCTGAAAGAATATTGTCTAGAAGAGCCTTGGCTTTCGTCTATCGAAGCACCTGCGCCCGTAGCAAAGCGCAAACGTAGTCTTGATGATGTAGTAAAGCAGATGGATGAAACTTTCTCCCAGATGCTATTGCGCTTGATTGACGAAAGGGGCATGACAGATGCGGAAACCTATAAAAAGGCGAATATTGACCGAAAGCTGTTTTCAAAAATCCGGAATGACTTATATTACAAACCGAGCAAACCTACCGCCATTGCCTTTGCGATAGCACTCAGTCTGAATCTTGATGAAACCAGGGATTTGCTGCTCAAGGCCGGCTTTGCCCTTTCCAATAGCAGCAAGTTCGATGTTATCATTCAGTACTTTATTGAAGATGGCAAATACAATATTTTCGAAATTAACGAAACCTTGTTTGCCTTTGACCAAAACCTGCTGGGGAATTAG
- a CDS encoding DDE-type integrase/transposase/recombinase, whose translation MHINRKPGEQVEVDWAGDPAQIIDPDTGEIINAYLFVGVMTYSQYAFVEAFINEKQRAWITAHVHMYEFFGGVAKILVPDNCKTAVIHNGG comes from the coding sequence ATGCATATCAACCGTAAGCCTGGAGAACAGGTTGAGGTCGACTGGGCTGGCGACCCGGCACAAATCATTGATCCGGATACTGGTGAAATCATTAATGCCTACCTCTTTGTCGGTGTAATGACTTACAGCCAGTATGCCTTTGTCGAAGCATTCATTAATGAGAAACAGCGGGCATGGATTACAGCCCACGTTCACATGTATGAATTCTTCGGCGGTGTGGCTAAGATTCTGGTGCCGGACAACTGTAAAACTGCCGTGATACATAACGGTGGCTGA
- a CDS encoding tetratricopeptide repeat protein, translating into MFPVRRLMAQICLSLIILLAISSVVHAEESAQDLIQKGDTYFRSNSADQAIASYSEAISVAPNSPTAYSKRGITYLLAKHDPESALSDLSKSIELGSTSAFTYFYRGTLYFQREFFDPAIKDFTKAIEYKPDFADAYSYRGLTYLRKGTPALAVTDLTKSIELNTYDPYADYINRGAAYKSLGLIDLAIADFSKAIQMKPQGAEGYISRGNSYMLAGKPLSAADDYNYVIRLKPNEPSTYNYLSYAFEDADCFDKAIEANDNYLNKVSSLNNPSVNDANTRVKYLQDLKAALTSAKEKKTKLPPSTTAVDGSVVNSIERQAIVSGVSLMEAYNSKDLNKVRAVQLETRYLPDDQINKFLGNSKDWTLQAVEVLSSTETRITARMVFSRETSNQNYLGRNFSYTIHLATLCFMDGQWRFIRLPKERGLDLFSTMQVAEKSAKRFGVDDLSKWTGLSK; encoded by the coding sequence ATGTTTCCTGTCCGCCGACTAATGGCGCAGATATGTCTATCTCTAATTATCCTCTTGGCAATAAGTTCAGTAGTTCACGCCGAGGAATCTGCGCAGGACTTAATTCAAAAGGGTGATACTTATTTTCGCAGCAACAGCGCTGACCAAGCTATAGCCTCCTACAGTGAAGCAATCAGTGTTGCTCCTAACTCCCCCACAGCTTATTCCAAAAGAGGCATCACGTATCTACTAGCAAAGCATGACCCTGAAAGCGCCTTATCAGACCTGTCAAAATCGATAGAATTGGGATCGACTTCTGCATTCACCTACTTCTATCGAGGCACTCTATATTTCCAACGAGAATTCTTTGATCCGGCAATCAAGGATTTTACTAAGGCCATTGAGTATAAACCAGATTTCGCTGATGCTTACTCTTACCGCGGGCTGACATACTTACGCAAAGGCACACCTGCTTTGGCTGTTACTGACCTGACTAAATCAATTGAACTTAATACATATGACCCTTACGCAGATTACATCAACCGAGGAGCCGCATATAAATCTTTGGGGCTTATTGACCTTGCAATAGCGGACTTTTCCAAAGCAATCCAGATGAAACCGCAAGGGGCCGAAGGATATATTTCTCGAGGAAATAGCTACATGCTTGCCGGTAAACCACTTTCGGCTGCAGATGATTACAATTACGTGATAAGACTAAAACCCAACGAGCCATCCACTTATAATTATCTGTCTTATGCTTTTGAAGATGCAGACTGTTTTGACAAAGCTATTGAGGCAAATGATAATTATCTCAATAAAGTATCTTCACTGAACAATCCTTCCGTCAACGATGCCAATACTCGGGTGAAATATTTACAAGATCTAAAAGCCGCGCTGACGTCTGCTAAAGAAAAAAAAACGAAGCTTCCCCCAAGCACAACTGCAGTTGATGGTAGCGTTGTAAACAGTATAGAAAGACAAGCCATTGTCAGTGGCGTCTCACTCATGGAAGCCTATAACTCCAAAGATTTGAATAAGGTTCGAGCTGTGCAATTGGAGACACGATACCTTCCAGACGACCAGATAAATAAATTTTTAGGCAATTCCAAGGACTGGACCCTGCAGGCTGTTGAAGTTCTCTCATCTACGGAGACAAGGATCACCGCCAGAATGGTTTTCTCCAGGGAAACAAGCAACCAAAACTACCTTGGCAGAAACTTTTCTTACACTATACACCTCGCCACACTATGTTTTATGGATGGGCAGTGGCGGTTCATTCGTTTACCAAAGGAAAGGGGTCTGGATCTCTTTTCGACAATGCAAGTAGCTGAAAAATCAGCCAAACGATTCGGTGTTGATGACCTATCTAAGTGGACTGGTCTATCAAAATAA